One segment of Variovorax paradoxus DNA contains the following:
- a CDS encoding PDR/VanB family oxidoreductase produces MSAATDMLELVVASVTSLTPAIKAFVLRSANGEPLPPFAPGAHLGVQVMQANGHAGQRAYSLARPHGAADCYEIAVLHEPQGAGGSAWMHDVREGAVLTSHAPRNDFALHRGDVAPLLVAGGIGITPLLCMARALAAEGQAFEFVYATRSEEATAYLHEVRALGGTMVHDGGDPSRGIDLRALLAAPAAGRHLHVCGPRGLVQAVVDTARELGWPGDHVHFELFAGALEQTGDKAFEVRTLRSGRTLTVRPEQSLLDVLIAAGLDPLYDCRQGDCGVCAVDVAEGVPDHRDHNLSPREKAGGKTLCTCVSRAKTPVLVLDI; encoded by the coding sequence GGCGAGCCGCTGCCGCCGTTCGCGCCGGGCGCCCATCTGGGCGTGCAGGTGATGCAGGCCAACGGGCACGCCGGGCAGCGCGCCTATTCGCTGGCGCGGCCGCACGGTGCGGCGGACTGCTACGAGATCGCGGTGCTGCACGAGCCGCAGGGCGCGGGCGGCTCGGCGTGGATGCACGATGTGAGGGAAGGCGCGGTGCTGACCTCGCATGCGCCGCGCAACGACTTCGCACTGCACCGGGGCGATGTGGCGCCGCTGCTCGTCGCGGGAGGCATCGGCATCACGCCGCTGCTTTGCATGGCGCGGGCGCTGGCGGCCGAAGGGCAGGCCTTCGAGTTCGTCTATGCCACGCGCAGCGAGGAGGCCACCGCCTATCTGCACGAGGTGCGTGCGCTCGGCGGCACGATGGTGCACGACGGCGGCGATCCATCGCGCGGCATCGACCTGCGCGCCCTGCTCGCGGCCCCGGCCGCCGGGCGCCACCTGCACGTCTGCGGCCCGCGCGGCCTGGTGCAGGCGGTGGTCGACACCGCCCGCGAACTCGGCTGGCCCGGCGACCATGTCCACTTCGAACTCTTCGCCGGTGCGCTCGAGCAGACCGGAGACAAGGCCTTCGAGGTGCGCACGCTGCGCTCGGGCAGGACGCTCACGGTGCGGCCCGAGCAGAGCCTGCTCGACGTGCTCATCGCTGCCGGCCTCGATCCGCTCTACGACTGCCGCCAGGGCGACTGCGGCGTCTGTGCGGTCGACGTGGCCGAGGGCGTGCCCGACCACCGCGACCACAACCTGAGCCCGCGCGAGAAGGCGGGCGGCAAGACCCTGTGCACCTGCGTGTCGCGCGCGAAGACGCCGGTGCTGGTGCTCGACATCTGA